A stretch of the Porifericola rhodea genome encodes the following:
- a CDS encoding polysaccharide pyruvyl transferase family protein, which produces MKIPGKKYIPFKESLKQIRALWHDYRALRDLKKQDNSRLQHHQKNPEKPTVINMNANDICNSKCTMCNIWQQKKGFEVSPQDLEKILDDSLYSEVRGVGITGGEPTLREDLADLYEACCKKLPSLRGLSIITNAIIEKDVINRIHQVIEVCDRYEKNFSMMVSLDGYGVTHDKVRGREGNFDTAINVINHFRNETDVPVAIGCTISKVNVWEVDELLDFLKEEGIYGRFRIAEYIKRLYNEDRGEVIRTFDEEETYHLMCFFKKVELTFEKNPTYKRTYKSIINILGGGKRLIACPYQANGVVLNSRGDLHYCAPKSQKIGNGLEQSSLDIYNENLIERKRIINDDCDSCIHDYHAPITYKEALISFKESFWQKNISLRNIHRAHYFKLPIALLKHKLPGKKGTYKVLITGWYGTETVGDKAILGSIIDYYKEKYSNIEFYISSVYPFITEKTCKELQVQAYIVSTKDLSFSLACAQCDEIVMGGGPLMGINALSVPLWAFKIAKQFNRKTIIFGCGVGPLKEQQHINAVKKMFQIATTIKVRDNASFEYAKKLSNRTDIENIGDPAREYIRKVSTKIKTESKKNILACFLREWTSEYMGDKNHDEFLKTKEAFEANLAKYIQETCLKHDLTPVFYPMHTFVVGNDDRDFNRKFAKKYFQDFEHVIHKYNTSVDFTVKAMQASKINLCMRFHSVLFAHTLETDFIAIDYTNGGKITGYLTDHNALDKMISLHDLAEGFNLNSPV; this is translated from the coding sequence ATGAAAATACCTGGAAAAAAATACATTCCTTTTAAAGAATCTTTAAAGCAAATACGTGCACTTTGGCATGACTATAGGGCCCTTCGAGATCTAAAGAAACAGGATAACAGCAGGCTACAACATCATCAAAAAAATCCTGAGAAGCCTACTGTCATCAATATGAATGCTAATGATATTTGTAACTCTAAATGCACAATGTGCAACATCTGGCAGCAAAAAAAAGGATTCGAAGTTTCACCTCAGGATTTGGAAAAAATTTTAGATGACAGTTTATATTCAGAAGTAAGAGGTGTAGGAATAACAGGAGGAGAGCCTACTTTAAGAGAAGATTTAGCTGATCTTTATGAAGCCTGTTGTAAAAAACTACCAAGCCTTCGTGGACTTAGCATTATCACAAATGCAATTATAGAAAAAGATGTAATTAATAGAATTCACCAAGTGATTGAAGTATGCGATCGCTATGAAAAAAACTTTAGTATGATGGTTTCTCTAGATGGATATGGAGTGACTCATGATAAAGTAAGAGGGCGAGAGGGTAACTTTGATACCGCTATTAATGTCATTAATCATTTTAGAAATGAAACAGATGTACCTGTTGCTATAGGATGCACTATTTCAAAGGTTAATGTATGGGAAGTAGATGAGCTATTAGACTTCTTGAAAGAAGAAGGTATTTATGGACGATTCCGAATAGCTGAATATATCAAAAGGTTGTATAATGAGGACCGAGGAGAAGTGATCAGAACTTTTGATGAAGAGGAAACATATCATCTTATGTGTTTCTTCAAAAAAGTTGAACTAACATTTGAAAAGAACCCTACCTATAAAAGAACTTATAAGAGTATTATCAATATTTTAGGGGGTGGTAAGCGTCTTATCGCTTGCCCTTATCAAGCTAATGGCGTTGTATTAAACTCCAGAGGAGATCTGCATTATTGTGCGCCTAAATCTCAAAAAATTGGAAATGGCCTGGAACAATCCTCATTAGATATCTACAATGAAAACTTAATAGAAAGAAAACGGATCATTAACGATGATTGTGATAGTTGCATTCACGATTATCATGCTCCAATTACTTATAAAGAGGCTTTGATTAGCTTCAAAGAAAGCTTTTGGCAAAAAAACATTTCCCTTCGGAACATTCATAGAGCACATTATTTTAAGCTTCCTATTGCTCTATTAAAACACAAACTTCCTGGCAAAAAGGGAACATACAAGGTTCTAATTACAGGTTGGTATGGTACTGAAACTGTAGGTGATAAAGCAATCTTAGGAAGTATCATTGATTATTATAAAGAGAAATACTCAAATATAGAATTTTATATAAGCAGCGTCTACCCATTTATTACTGAAAAGACATGTAAAGAATTACAAGTTCAAGCATACATAGTTTCTACTAAAGATCTGTCATTTTCTTTAGCATGCGCTCAATGTGACGAAATTGTCATGGGCGGAGGACCACTTATGGGTATCAATGCCTTGAGTGTACCTTTATGGGCATTTAAAATCGCCAAGCAATTCAATAGAAAGACTATCATATTTGGGTGTGGTGTAGGACCTTTAAAAGAACAGCAACATATTAATGCTGTAAAGAAGATGTTCCAAATCGCGACTACTATTAAAGTACGTGATAATGCATCTTTTGAATATGCCAAAAAACTTTCAAATCGCACTGATATTGAAAATATTGGAGACCCTGCGCGTGAGTATATTAGAAAAGTAAGTACTAAAATTAAAACTGAGAGTAAAAAGAACATATTAGCATGTTTCCTAAGAGAATGGACCTCCGAATATATGGGAGATAAAAACCATGATGAGTTTTTGAAAACCAAGGAAGCATTTGAAGCAAATTTAGCTAAATATATCCAGGAGACCTGTCTTAAGCATGATTTAACTCCTGTTTTCTACCCTATGCATACATTTGTAGTTGGTAATGATGATAGGGATTTTAACAGAAAATTTGCAAAAAAATATTTTCAAGATTTTGAACATGTGATCCATAAATATAACACTTCTGTTGATTTTACTGTGAAAGCTATGCAAGCTTCGAAAATCAATCTCTGCATGAGATTCCATTCTGTGTTATTTGCTCATACTCTTGAGACTGATTTTATTGCGATTGACTATACCAATGGTGGAAAAATTACAGGCTACCTAACTGATCATAACGCATTGGATAAAATGATTTCTCTTCATGATCTTGCAGAAGGTTTCAATTTAAACTCCCCGGTCTAA
- a CDS encoding sulfotransferase domain-containing protein yields the protein MNILSKFLKKKTSSPDHPEIYDDDIFLVSYPKSGNTWVRFLIANLLKKEGEQINFHTAINYVPEINVHNEVLEKLPRPRIIKSHQTFNPAFKKVIYLIRDPKDVYVSFFHYQKKKNPKNTTFSEFLRKVNSSPNSWHKHVASWKDKSNVIALFRYEDLLSNTFTEVERLVKALGIKASEEQLAKAIQESSFTSMKKIEKESGRPFKNESDKANATTFVRSGKKGDWVNYFTEEDINYLSQSVKDLATHFHYKI from the coding sequence ATGAATATATTATCTAAGTTTTTAAAAAAAAAAACCTCTTCTCCAGACCATCCAGAAATTTATGATGATGATATTTTCTTGGTATCATACCCCAAATCTGGGAACACATGGGTCAGGTTTTTAATAGCAAATCTTTTAAAGAAAGAAGGAGAGCAAATAAATTTTCATACAGCTATAAATTATGTACCAGAAATTAATGTGCACAATGAAGTTCTTGAGAAACTTCCTCGCCCACGAATAATTAAAAGTCATCAGACATTTAACCCAGCATTCAAAAAAGTAATATATCTGATACGAGATCCTAAAGACGTTTATGTATCATTTTTCCATTACCAGAAGAAAAAGAACCCCAAGAACACTACTTTTTCTGAGTTTTTAAGAAAAGTAAATAGTTCTCCAAACAGTTGGCATAAACATGTGGCTTCATGGAAAGATAAATCAAATGTAATAGCGTTATTTAGATATGAAGACCTGCTGTCTAATACATTCACTGAAGTAGAACGTTTAGTAAAGGCTTTAGGAATTAAAGCTTCAGAAGAACAGCTTGCCAAAGCTATCCAAGAGTCTTCATTTACAAGCATGAAAAAAATTGAAAAAGAAAGTGGAAGGCCTTTTAAGAATGAATCTGATAAAGCAAATGCCACGACATTTGTTAGAAGTGGAAAAAAAGGAGATTGGGTAAATTATTTTACCGAAGAAGATATTAATTACCTATCACAGAGTGTTAAAGACCTAGCAACTCATTTCCACTATAAGATTTAA
- a CDS encoding ABC transporter ATP-binding protein translates to MDDIAIKVENLSKLYAIGNTSSGSLKETVSSIFSRNETSKAKEFWALQDVSFEVKRGEAFGIIGKNGAGKSTLLKLLSRITEPTTGRIEINGRVSSLLEVGTGFHPELTGRENIFLNGTILGMSRSEVKEKFDEIVDFSGVEKFLDTPVKRYSSGMKVRLAFAVAAHLEPEILIIDEVLAVGDAEFQKKCLGKMEDVAGQGRTVLFVSHNMSAVRNLCSQAIQLVNGQIVFTGDVDKAIDNYMDTPEFAKHAGEISWGEGVEPKSSEIRLIAARIKNGQGTVKTKFDTSEEINIEIDYQVKVHLKGMRIVLKVNTHEGILVFASTDHYTRNSNTSKGFYRTTCKIPSHIFNKISYSVDVQFGIPGVKVLIPSVKLLDFEIENLFNTSGSYFPEKWPGMVAIPTEWDTKRSEETVS, encoded by the coding sequence ATGGACGACATTGCAATAAAAGTAGAAAACTTATCTAAACTATATGCTATCGGTAATACTTCAAGTGGGAGCCTGAAGGAGACAGTATCTAGTATTTTTAGTAGGAATGAAACTAGCAAAGCAAAAGAGTTTTGGGCTTTGCAAGATGTTTCATTTGAAGTTAAAAGAGGAGAAGCTTTTGGAATTATCGGTAAGAACGGAGCAGGGAAAAGCACTTTGCTCAAACTATTATCTAGAATTACTGAACCTACTACAGGTAGAATTGAAATTAATGGAAGAGTCTCATCTCTTCTTGAAGTTGGTACAGGTTTTCATCCAGAATTAACTGGTAGAGAAAATATCTTTTTAAACGGAACTATACTGGGCATGTCCAGAAGTGAAGTAAAGGAAAAGTTTGATGAAATTGTTGATTTTAGTGGTGTTGAAAAGTTTTTAGATACTCCTGTTAAGAGATACTCATCAGGAATGAAAGTTAGACTTGCATTTGCGGTAGCAGCTCACCTAGAACCTGAAATTTTAATTATTGATGAAGTACTAGCAGTAGGAGATGCTGAGTTTCAGAAGAAATGTTTAGGAAAAATGGAAGATGTAGCAGGCCAGGGCCGTACAGTTCTATTTGTCAGTCATAACATGAGTGCTGTACGTAACTTATGTTCGCAGGCGATTCAATTAGTAAATGGACAGATCGTTTTTACAGGAGATGTTGATAAGGCTATCGATAATTATATGGATACTCCCGAATTCGCTAAGCATGCAGGAGAAATCAGTTGGGGTGAAGGAGTTGAACCAAAGTCATCAGAAATAAGATTGATTGCTGCCAGGATTAAAAATGGACAAGGAACAGTAAAAACAAAATTTGATACCTCGGAAGAAATTAATATTGAGATTGACTATCAGGTTAAAGTTCATCTAAAAGGGATGAGAATTGTTCTAAAGGTTAATACCCATGAAGGCATTCTTGTATTTGCTTCTACAGACCATTATACTCGTAACTCTAACACTTCTAAAGGCTTTTACCGTACAACATGTAAGATTCCATCACATATTTTTAATAAGATCAGTTACTCAGTTGATGTTCAATTTGGAATCCCGGGAGTTAAAGTTCTTATACCTTCAGTAAAGCTTTTAGACTTTGAAATTGAAAATTTATTTAACACCTCTGGCTCATACTTTCCTGAGAAATGGCCAGGTATGGTGGCGATTCCTACTGAATGGGATACAAAACGGAGTGAAGAAACGGTTAGTTAG
- a CDS encoding ABC transporter permease: MEKTIIDANKSILSLDLKEIVRYKDLLYTLAYRDFKVRYAQTFLGLMWGVIQPFLTLVVFSLVFSRGLQINTGNTPYVLFAASGLASWTYFSTVMSQAGQSIIGAQGMVQKVYFPRLIVPLSKAIVGLIDFGIATIIIFVLMFFYQVSPSPNIIYLPFFLFMSIIASLGVGIWLSALTIRYRDFQQIVPFLVRFGMFFTPVAYPSNILVDRIPDWASIVFYLNPIAGIIDGFRWSILGTYPPSTLSYLSFVVVIILFISSLFYFKKVERTIADII, from the coding sequence ATGGAAAAAACGATCATAGATGCAAATAAAAGCATCTTATCTCTTGATCTCAAAGAGATTGTACGCTACAAAGACCTTCTTTATACTTTAGCCTACAGAGACTTTAAGGTAAGGTATGCACAAACTTTTTTGGGATTAATGTGGGGTGTAATCCAACCCTTTCTCACATTAGTAGTTTTTTCGCTGGTTTTTAGTCGTGGTTTGCAAATTAATACAGGAAATACTCCTTATGTATTATTTGCTGCTAGTGGTTTAGCTTCCTGGACATATTTTTCTACAGTAATGAGCCAAGCAGGGCAATCCATTATTGGTGCCCAAGGGATGGTTCAGAAAGTCTACTTTCCAAGATTGATTGTTCCCCTTTCAAAAGCTATTGTGGGCCTTATTGATTTTGGGATTGCAACCATTATTATTTTTGTTTTAATGTTTTTTTATCAGGTTTCTCCTTCTCCTAATATCATCTATCTACCGTTCTTTCTTTTCATGTCTATAATTGCATCTCTGGGGGTAGGAATTTGGCTAAGCGCATTAACTATTAGATATCGAGATTTCCAGCAAATCGTACCTTTCTTAGTACGATTTGGTATGTTTTTTACTCCAGTAGCTTATCCATCCAATATTTTGGTTGATCGCATTCCAGACTGGGCATCTATTGTATTTTACCTCAATCCTATAGCAGGTATCATTGACGGATTCAGGTGGAGTATTTTGGGCACATACCCCCCCAGCACATTGTCTTATCTTTCGTTTGTGGTGGTCATAATACTATTCATCAGTTCTTTGTTTTACTTTAAAAAAGTAGAAAGAACTATAGCTGATATAATTTGA
- a CDS encoding NAD-dependent epimerase, whose product MSQTKKVLITGAAGFIGFHLSQRLCEQGFQVVGIDNLNDYYDPNLKKDRLKILEELDSFTFHKIDLLEKDRIDQLFEQERFHYIVNLAAQAGVRYSLVNPYAYIDANVTGFLNILEACRHFPVEHLVYASSSSVYGANTKMPFSIHHNVDHPVSLYAATKKSNELMAHTYSNLYDIPTTGLRFFTVYGPYGRPDMALFLFTKAILDDEPIKVFNNGEMKRDFTYVDDIVEGIVKLLPHIAKPNVDWDGQKPDAASSFAPYAIYNIGNNNPVKLMDFIHTLEQALGKEAKKNMMPIQDGDVPATFADVNDLIKDVGFKPSTPLNEGIQKFVDWYKTYYCID is encoded by the coding sequence ATGAGTCAAACAAAAAAAGTATTGATAACTGGCGCAGCTGGTTTTATTGGTTTTCACCTTTCACAAAGACTTTGTGAGCAAGGTTTTCAAGTAGTAGGCATTGATAATCTTAATGATTACTATGATCCTAACTTGAAAAAAGACCGTCTTAAAATTTTGGAAGAACTAGATAGCTTTACTTTCCATAAAATAGACCTACTTGAAAAAGATAGAATAGATCAGCTTTTTGAGCAGGAGAGATTTCATTATATAGTTAACCTTGCTGCACAGGCAGGAGTAAGATACTCCTTAGTTAACCCATATGCTTATATAGATGCTAATGTTACTGGCTTTTTAAATATTCTTGAGGCCTGTCGACATTTCCCGGTAGAGCATTTGGTGTACGCATCCTCAAGCTCTGTTTATGGTGCTAATACCAAAATGCCCTTCTCTATACATCATAATGTTGATCACCCTGTATCCTTGTATGCTGCGACAAAGAAGTCTAATGAGCTGATGGCTCATACATACTCCAACCTGTACGATATTCCTACTACTGGTTTACGCTTTTTTACCGTTTACGGACCTTATGGCAGGCCAGATATGGCGCTCTTCCTATTTACCAAAGCTATACTTGATGATGAGCCCATAAAGGTATTCAATAATGGGGAGATGAAGCGCGACTTCACCTATGTGGATGACATTGTGGAAGGAATCGTCAAACTGTTGCCTCATATCGCTAAGCCAAATGTAGACTGGGATGGACAAAAACCCGATGCAGCAAGCAGCTTCGCCCCTTATGCCATTTATAACATTGGTAATAACAATCCTGTTAAGCTTATGGACTTTATTCATACTTTGGAACAGGCTTTGGGCAAGGAAGCAAAAAAGAACATGATGCCTATTCAGGATGGGGATGTACCAGCTACTTTTGCAGATGTAAATGACCTCATTAAAGATGTAGGTTTTAAACCGTCTACACCTTTGAACGAAGGAATCCAAAAGTTTGTAGATTGGTATAAAACCTATTATTGCATAGATTAG
- a CDS encoding nucleotide sugar dehydrogenase, with product MGLNTDSNKIAIVGLGYVGLPLAIEFGKKYEVRGFDIDHKRIQELHQGKDRTGEVEAHEFGLSNRLIFTNQLKDIKSCNIYIVTVPTPIDQYKKPDLTPLRSASKAVGKVLKQNDIVIYESTVYPGCTEDDCVPILEQVSGLTYNKDFFCGYSPERINPGDKEHRVHSIKKVTSGSTEEIAEKVDLLYKSIITAGTHKASSIRVAEAAKVIENAQRDINIAFVNELALIFDRMQIDTQEVLEAAGTKWNFLPFRPGLVGGHCIGVDPYYLTHKAESIGYHPQVILAGRRINDNMGSFVANKVVKLLSQKGFPIKGAKVLVLGITFKENCPDIRNSRVIDIIRELQDYGVDVQVYDPLANFNEVYEEYGIELLSVPKKAYEGIIMAVGHKYFQQLDLKKVKKENGVIYDVKSILDKNLVDGKL from the coding sequence GTGGGCTTAAATACTGATAGTAATAAGATTGCCATTGTTGGCCTAGGATATGTAGGCCTCCCTCTTGCTATTGAATTTGGTAAGAAATATGAGGTTAGAGGTTTTGATATCGATCACAAAAGAATTCAGGAATTACATCAAGGAAAGGATAGAACCGGAGAGGTAGAAGCTCATGAATTCGGACTATCAAATCGACTTATCTTTACTAATCAACTTAAAGACATTAAAAGTTGTAACATATATATAGTCACGGTGCCCACTCCTATTGATCAGTACAAAAAGCCTGATCTCACTCCGCTTCGAAGTGCAAGCAAAGCGGTAGGAAAAGTACTTAAGCAGAATGATATTGTTATTTATGAATCTACCGTATACCCTGGCTGTACCGAAGACGACTGCGTACCGATTTTAGAGCAAGTTAGCGGTTTAACGTATAATAAAGACTTCTTCTGTGGTTATTCGCCCGAACGTATAAACCCGGGAGACAAAGAACACAGAGTCCATTCTATAAAGAAGGTAACTAGTGGAAGTACTGAAGAAATTGCCGAAAAAGTAGATCTGCTATACAAAAGCATAATTACTGCAGGCACGCACAAAGCTTCTTCCATCAGAGTAGCAGAAGCAGCGAAAGTCATAGAGAATGCACAGCGCGATATTAATATTGCATTTGTTAATGAGCTCGCACTAATCTTTGACCGGATGCAAATTGATACACAAGAAGTATTAGAAGCGGCAGGCACAAAGTGGAATTTCTTACCTTTTCGTCCAGGTTTGGTTGGCGGACACTGTATTGGAGTAGATCCTTACTACCTCACCCATAAAGCAGAAAGCATTGGCTATCACCCGCAGGTTATCCTTGCTGGCAGAAGAATTAATGATAACATGGGAAGCTTTGTTGCAAACAAAGTAGTGAAGCTATTATCGCAAAAAGGGTTTCCAATAAAAGGAGCAAAAGTGCTGGTGCTAGGCATTACTTTTAAAGAGAACTGCCCGGACATTAGAAACAGTAGAGTAATAGATATTATCAGAGAATTACAGGATTACGGAGTTGATGTACAAGTTTATGACCCATTAGCTAACTTCAATGAAGTATACGAAGAGTATGGTATAGAATTACTTTCTGTACCTAAAAAAGCATATGAAGGCATAATAATGGCTGTAGGCCATAAATATTTTCAACAACTTGACCTTAAAAAAGTAAAAAAAGAAAATGGCGTTATATATGATGTCAAAAGTATACTTGATAAAAATTTGGTAGACGGTAAGCTATAA
- a CDS encoding Wzz/FepE/Etk N-terminal domain-containing protein, whose protein sequence is METTEKHQDNDIESVAQAKNKENSRKRPVENDEIDLLALAQDIWQRRKTILYTTIGTFIIGIFIAIVSPEEYTTNVVLMPQSEEAGSNSSSNFLKQIGGLAGVGVGDNSTGLSKGLYPDITQSTPFYLFLMQEELYFPSLDTTMSLYHYFTEVSEPTLQDHLKKYTLGLPRILLNLPLKVMSWFKEDKSPASVETNTASPADTLKSTQLGNSGEIEYEIIALNNKQIKAISSLKERVSTTIQPNGMVMVSSEMPDPLVAANTTRLAVAYLTKYVTEYRINKAQENLDFIEKQFLEKEERYEAAQQRLARIRDQNLNIATENARIAIEQAQTDYNLAYSLYQSVAQQLEQARIKVQEETPVFKVLEPIQIPLKTSEPKRELIIALAIFTGIALGLGIIVAQVIFSNVKSNV, encoded by the coding sequence GTGGAAACTACGGAAAAGCATCAGGATAATGATATTGAGTCTGTAGCTCAAGCCAAGAATAAAGAAAACTCAAGGAAGAGACCTGTTGAAAACGACGAGATAGACCTTTTAGCACTTGCTCAAGATATTTGGCAAAGAAGAAAAACTATTCTTTATACTACCATTGGTACATTTATAATAGGGATATTCATTGCTATAGTTAGCCCTGAAGAGTATACTACTAATGTGGTATTGATGCCTCAGTCAGAAGAAGCAGGAAGTAACTCTTCCAGCAATTTTTTGAAGCAGATTGGTGGGCTTGCAGGAGTTGGAGTCGGAGATAATAGTACAGGACTTAGTAAAGGCTTATACCCAGATATTACACAGAGTACACCATTCTATTTGTTTTTAATGCAAGAAGAGTTGTACTTTCCTTCTTTAGATACTACAATGAGTTTGTATCATTATTTTACTGAAGTAAGTGAGCCTACTTTGCAAGATCATTTAAAAAAATATACACTAGGCCTTCCTCGTATACTTCTAAACCTACCTTTGAAAGTTATGAGTTGGTTTAAAGAAGACAAATCCCCTGCTTCTGTAGAAACAAACACAGCATCACCTGCTGACACCTTGAAGAGCACACAGCTTGGTAATTCAGGTGAAATAGAATATGAAATCATAGCTTTAAATAATAAGCAAATTAAAGCTATTTCTTCTCTTAAAGAAAGGGTTTCTACAACCATACAACCCAATGGCATGGTAATGGTTTCATCAGAAATGCCTGACCCGCTAGTAGCCGCAAATACTACAAGGTTGGCAGTAGCTTATTTAACGAAGTATGTTACTGAATACAGAATTAACAAAGCTCAGGAAAATCTGGATTTTATAGAGAAACAATTTTTAGAAAAAGAAGAAAGATATGAAGCAGCTCAACAAAGGCTAGCTCGTATCAGAGACCAAAATCTTAATATCGCGACTGAAAATGCCAGAATAGCGATTGAACAGGCGCAAACAGATTATAACTTAGCTTACAGTTTATACCAGAGTGTGGCCCAGCAGCTTGAACAAGCTAGAATTAAAGTTCAGGAAGAAACACCTGTGTTTAAAGTTTTAGAACCTATACAGATTCCATTAAAAACCAGTGAGCCTAAGCGTGAACTAATTATTGCTTTAGCAATATTTACTGGTATTGCTTTGGGGCTTGGTATTATTGTTGCGCAAGTGATTTTTTCAAATGTCAAAAGTAATGTTTAG